The Sesamum indicum cultivar Zhongzhi No. 13 linkage group LG6, S_indicum_v1.0, whole genome shotgun sequence genomic interval CCACCGCGGGAAGTTCCCAGGATGGTTCCACCACGCTTATGTATGTGATCCACACCCTTCGGTGTCAAAGGAATGGTATTCTTTGCAAAGAAACCCCTATAGCCTCCCTAAGAAGAGATGTAACTCTTATGTATGATAAAATGTTAAAGAGATAAGAACTGTAccttatcaaatatcaaagcAATGACATTCTGAGAAGATATGGAAAAAGTTACATGTTCTTTAAAACCAAGATGGCTGAAGGCAATAATAAAATCTCAACATGAGATATTCATGAACTTATAAAGCTAAATATCCATTACAGAGGAggaaatacaatatattagATGCATTTCACCatattttacatcaatttttttgaaatcaaaTGATCAAGGTATAAATTTTAACAGATGCACTTTAAACATCAATGAACATGAATCCAGACGACTTACATCAATCCCCAGGACTCTGGTGGCTCCATACATATAATCCAGGCTATGTACAATTTCCCTGATTACAGTGTTTAGCCCAGGACACAAACCTCCACAAGTCACAATACAAGCATGCACTTCCTCCGGAGCAAAATAGACCTGTGCAACACTATGCATTTCAACAACTGGAAAATTGCTGAATCTCCTAACTCTTATGGCTTCAACACACaccaagagaaaaaagaaaaagaaaaagaacacgTACCCTTTGACGGGGTCCAGCTCGTCGAAAATGTACACCTCGTTGACTGTCCTTGTGAACAACAATCTGTAGATAATTGGTCATGAAATCAGATAAACTACCACGATGGAGAAATGACACCCTATTTACAACACAGATTAAACAGAACAAGTTAAATAGTGGGATTTTCACCTTTTGAGGAACACTATCATCCATGTCTACAAAGTACTGCCTGAAAccataataaaaagaatattttatcatcGTGAACAAGTAATAAGACAAGACAGATAAGAGCACGAAACACATAtccaagagagagaaatgcAAGTTAAACTCACTTGACGACTGAATATGCAGGATTGGAGCGCAGCGGATTGGGATAGGTCTGCACAAAATACAAAGCACCAATTTCAAAATCACTATTTTACTTCATTTCATGGGATCTTATGTCAGACTTCTCCACGGTCCTAGCTTTGGAAACTAGTTTCTTAAATTTTCACCAACCATGAGCTACACTCAAACCATAATGTTGTAATAGAAAAACCATACAATAAACAATTTCCTATTGCATCAACAGAAGGTAATGTAATCCTTAGCAGGTCCGAGAAGATCATGAACCTTCATCATGCATCATGTCAGGCCCACGAGGTGAATGGCCGTATTTTCTGGGCCTGCTCAGAGAAAACCAATGAATTGTACGAAGCTCAAAACTCATGCACTAGTCCCCTCCACAATAACTACATTCATTTTATGAAAGGATGCAGCCAATTTCAGTTATTGCTGACAAAGCACAGGGGAGATGGATCCGTGGAACTTTCACTATCTTACGAACTACACTTATGAAAAGCCAATCCTCCATTGTTGTGTGCAAGTTAAAAGCTCTGCAGCCTAACCGCAACGCCATTTTCCTCAGAGTAAACAAACATACAGTTTCCATTAATGCATAAGATCAAGTCGCCAAACAAAAAGCCATCAAAACAGAATCACGCAACGACGCAGGGCATGAAATCACACGGTAAGATACAGATTTGCAGTACAAATGATCACTCATGCACACAGGAATACATAAGTACAGATGGAGCGGGCGACAACGTACGGGGAGATTGGGGATGTAGTCGGTGAGATGGGGGACATCCTGGAGAACGTATCCGGAGTCTCCTGTGATCACCTTCATCTGATAATTGCTCATCGAAGCCATACTCTCTCTCAAAATCTACTGCTACTTGTTCTCTGTTatgaatattcataaatagtttattatagtaaattttacttttataaatggTGGGTTGGAAAGATGGAAATCATTACGAGTTTCTCGTGAGACTTTTCTAGAggttaattaattgtaaaattttcctaatattttGACCCGGACAACCTTTCTACTATACTATATTTGGCGAgatgaatataaaatagtacGAGGCAATTATATGACTTTcggagaaaaaaattaaataaaaatacttgtatacgaaaatatttatttcgtccttttctgtaattaatattaaattaattggtatatttaattcttggtgtattgtaataatatttattatttaattaataattcaaattcaaatataattataagtgatttactaatataaataaatataattgaaggCATTAATAAAGTGCTTTTAAATACTataactatattatataatttatctatttaaattaccactgtattttaaataattatatatacatccaCTAAAGAAGTTAGCATAAATAacctttacttttttaaaaattacacaggCATATCCCTATTGCTAACTCACATCTTTTCACCTTTCCCGTTCCATCCTCGTTCTTCCTTGCCCCGCCAGCGCCGCCGTCCACCGCAGCGCCGCAGCCGCAGCCGCCGGTACACCTCTTTATTTATGGAACAATCGTTATTCTCACTTCTTTCTCCATTATTGACATCAATTAAACTCGAAGATGCCATTAAAACTTTTCTTCCCTGAGCTAAAAGAAGTGGCTTTCGTCCGTCTTCTTGCAAACCCTAGGTAGAATCGAGGCTCTCTCTTTTCTGTGTATGATGATTATTCGCCTGGGTTTTCGCATAATGAGCTTCATTCAGCAGTTTATTCTGTTCGAGGATGGTGTAGAAGCTTTTAGAAGACGAATTCCACTTCTGAAACTATTAGTTACCTGGTCCTTATTTGCTAACCTTTATCTGGTCAATTTGGATTTagaaatttggaaaattttcgAATGTATATGTTTCTTGTGCTCTTTTGCTGCTTTAAATTTGGTCGATTAGGTGTGATTGATGACTACAGAACTTGGCATGTAGGCAGTAACTGATCATGCTTTGGATTAAAACCGGACACAAGGAAAAAATGGTTTCCTTAgcatttgttagataaaattCAAGATCATAGCATCGTGTTAGTGGTGTTGAGTGAAAAATTAGGATTAAGGGTGGATAAGTAGGCTGATAAACTTGTGTTTAATGTGTCTTATCACTGTCTGTACTCTCTGGTAATCTTCCGACTATCAGAAATCATGTTGAAAGTAATACAAATCAGTAGCTGATTTGGGATAATGTGCaggaaaataaagaatgtTGTGATTTACCACaaacattcattttttcaacttGGTCTTGGCCAGTtcttactaaaataaaattggttattattgaactttatttttttaattttcataaagaatttCTATTTGAATCATCTTCGTTTTCTTTGTCTTCATCAGGTCTTAGGTTCTGGATATTGTACTCAAATATTCAACtgttcttttatcttttatgttttctgtCAGTTTATCTTGACAGTCAGCATAATGTTTGAGAAAATGTTTCCGTGATCTGAAAAGCTGATTGAGTGAACTGTTTTGCCGCTTTTCATATTATCTTTTGCCCActatattctaattttcttgTGTTCTTTAGGTATCTAGTCAAGTTGGAGGGGGACACTTGGATTGACCCAAAACATGAAATACTTCAAGTATTTGTGCTTATGCTTCCTAATCACTATACTCAGTGGGCCATCCTCCAGTTATGGAAGTATGTAAGTGGTTGATACCTAGGACTGCAGTGTCTCCTTTTTTAACTGTGCGTAAGATTTACATTGTTGTTGGTTGAGATCAAACTTAAATGTCAGAAGGTGATGTGGCATTTTAGTGTTCCTTATGTTCTTCAACTTTTACTCTTATGGTAACCCGAAGACTTTGAAGTCAACTTCTCTTGGAACTTAGATGAAGATGTTACTTTGATGAAGATGAGAAACTTAGATATTAACCAACATTGATGAGGAAACAAAATTGGTTTGGCATTATTTGTTTTCAGCTTTTGTGAACACTCCTATTTGGAGATTGGTTCTACTTAATCAGGGTACTCAATAGTTATGGtttcttttcacttttcttttctttttccttattattctttttatgaaCATACAATTTGTTATAGCATGTAACAGTTAACTTTTTGTATTTGGTGAACATCTTATCAGCAAATGATCAGTTCATTAGTATAATTGGCTTTGTTTGTATTGTCATAGTCTTTCTTAAACTGTCAGGATTGATGAAAAAGATTTGCATGTTGGTGAGGAGCTGTTGAAGGAAACATTGCCTTTACAAAATGGTGCTCGTCTCTACCAATTGCGAGGATTGAGACCCCATATGTGGTATGAAGTGAAGATATCATATCCTGCTTCTGTATGTACGTCATTTCTATCTTTCTGTCTTTGAGAATTTGTTAACTACATTTGCTAATAAGATTAAGTGAAAAACAGATACCTGCCAGCTTCTCTTTGCAACTAAACAGAGGTAGTGCAGACTTGGGGCTGAATCTAGGAAGAAAATTGCTTAATACtgaaaagataattttcaTGACTGATGGAATGCTCTTGTCAACTGACCAGGTTTTGTAATGCTTTGTCATGGCTATAAAAGAGTGTTCTTGTTCTCTGCTCTATGGAAGGTTTATTGTTCTGTAATTTTGGTGCAGGGTGGCATGTCTATGCTTGTCAACGTGAAACCTGAAGGGGTGGTTGCAATACCAGGATTACAGGAAAGGGACtatattatgtttaatatAGGTAATACAAACTGCTTTTCCCAGTTCATAACATGCGTTATAACTTTCCTCTGAAGTTATTTGTATTCTGAATTCGTAGTTAGGAAGCTGCACTGACCAAGAAAACTTTCTTTATCTCttcttattatcattaatcCTTTTGGTTGATCTTTTAGGGAAGAGTTCCAAGAGATACTGAAGGCatatttctcttatattttgtcatattcGCCCTGTTTAATTCTATAGATTACGCATGATCTCTTCCTAACATTTCATGTGCATGTGTTCTTTTGTGATGTTTTCAGGAGTCTCTCAGTTGTTGCTTAACATGTTTCCAACTGTTACTTGGCTCTCATCATCTGCTTctctctttttaatatattcctTTCGGATGCCTTAGTTTTTACGGAATGCATTTTGACATTTCAGGCACATTCTGTTGTTAAATCTGACACAATTAAATGTGATTCTCTGACCTATCTCGATCTCTTATGCAGTTTGTGATGAACTGTTGCTGGGCATTCCCCACAAGGCTTGGTATGTCGTAATTTTGGCATTGGGTTGTTTGGTGTTGGCTTTCGTGGTTCCATCATTTCTTCCCCCATTTCTGCTGccaaaaaatggaaattcaCCATTCTCTGATCAGGCTGTTACCAAGGATTCTTAGAGTCATTTTTTCTCTACATGTTCCTGGCAATATTTGCAAGAGATTGATTGAGCCCCGAATGATTTAGCTCGACATGGCCTCCTTCCCTTTCTCCCTCGCTCTCTCATTCAATAGTCATGCTgcattttgttaaatttgtaCTGCTTTCAAGGTTCATATTGGAGCGATGTTATTGAACTTTTGGTAGCGTGGCTATAGAGAGAATAGAGGTagttttatataaaacaagCAATTAGGATTCGCCTGAGGTTGTCCACTACCTACGAAGACAACTCCTCCTCCTTTCAGAAACATTGTTCGGGCTCTATTTGTAGTTACGAGCTTTGGCTGTGTTTTGGATTGGTTCAAAGtgatttttaagtttttcttaCTAGATTTACTTCTGCAAACTCTATGAAAAATCCTTATCCACCTCTGCTTCGCTCACTGAAAGATTAGCATAAATGCAC includes:
- the LOC105164710 gene encoding uncharacterized protein LOC105164710 isoform X1 — its product is MPLKLFFPELKEVAFVRLLANPRYLVKLEGDTWIDPKHEILQVFVLMLPNHYTQWAILQLWKIDEKDLHVGEELLKETLPLQNGARLYQLRGLRPHMWYEVKISYPASIPASFSLQLNRGSADLGLNLGRKLLNTEKIIFMTDGMLLSTDQGGMSMLVNVKPEGVVAIPGLQERDYIMFNIVCDELLLGIPHKAWYVVILALGCLVLAFVVPSFLPPFLLPKNGNSPFSDQAVTKDS
- the LOC105164710 gene encoding uncharacterized protein LOC105164710 isoform X2, coding for MKYFKYLCLCFLITILSGPSSSYGSMIDEKDLHVGEELLKETLPLQNGARLYQLRGLRPHMWYEVKISYPASIPASFSLQLNRGSADLGLNLGRKLLNTEKIIFMTDGMLLSTDQGGMSMLVNVKPEGVVAIPGLQERDYIMFNIVCDELLLGIPHKAWYVVILALGCLVLAFVVPSFLPPFLLPKNGNSPFSDQAVTKDS